One Perognathus longimembris pacificus isolate PPM17 chromosome 13, ASM2315922v1, whole genome shotgun sequence genomic window, GGTAAAGGATAGTGTTGCCCCAATACTCACCCATTTTGCTTCCTTAAATCTCAGCTATGAGTGAGCCACTGCTCACTATCGttggctctctgtgtgtgcacacctccACCATGCCACCTCCCAGCCCACCTCATCCAGCATTTCCAGCCGACCTCACAGAGGCTCACATGTCCACTGATTCCAGTCACAGGGCAAGGGGAGATGATGCAGAGTTTCAGACATTCTCTGCACAAATTTGTTGGATTTGCCTGTGTTATTATATGCAGGGAAGTCAAGCTTCTCCAGAGCCTGACTGAGGACATAGAAGACATAGGAGCTGAGCCCTTGGGCCCGGTACTTGGGCACAGTGCCACCCATTCGGATCTCTCCAGTCTGATCCATCAGGGCCCAGGACACAGGACTCCCCTCGGGTCCCACAACGCAGGTGCTAGGGAAGGTCTGGATACAGCGCTTGATGAACCTCTGGCTCTTCTCACTGCCACCAAAACCCCAGAACTGATCCACCAAAACAGCATGGGAATCATCCAGCGAGGAGAGTTTAAACATCTCTTGGTTACTattgagaaaaatgagaaagaacagtCCAAATACTATGTACACTGAGAAACATTCCATTGTTTTCCCCCCTTAAATTATATTGATCAGTAAGGAGGGACCGAAGTCATGGTATAGTACTCTCAACATTTGGGTGAGATTCATAAATGTGCAATATTGGATAATGtctctgcttccatttcttcttgCACAAGTTGGAATATATCAATGACACATTGatcaaaagacagaaagaaatatcaTAAGAATAGTTTTGTCATGAGTACCTAAGATAGTAGACAAAAATTCCACAAAGTCAGTACTGCTCTTTCTGACATTGCTGTGACCCTCCACATAACTGAGACACACTGTCATCCTCACTCAACAGATGAGAAAACTTAGTaaacagaaaataagtaaatGTCCCAAAGCAATCATTAGCAAGCAGTAAACCTAGAATTCAGAATCATACTCAGGAGTGTTGATATCCAGGGTCTCTGGACATCTTGTGGATGACCTGGGAAAGCTGATAAGATATCAAGGACCAAGAACTGATGGCCCCTGCAAATGGGTTACTGAGATGTGAAGAGCCCTGAATTACATGAAGAGCCTTCAGGAAGGATCCTGCAAAGAGCTCAGGACATGGAATTAAAGAACCTAGACTCAGACTCCAGTTACAGCCTTCAACAACTGCATGGTATACAACCACTCCATCCTCAGACTATCTttctttaaggaaatggaagaaatgtCTCCTACCCTGATTATCTCAAGGTGAATGAAAGGATCTCAGGAGATTCTCAGCAGGAGAGGCTCTCTGGGTTCTAAGGCACTGCACCTTGTGAATACAGAGCCGTTCTGAGTACATTAACACACGGAAGGCCAGGAGACTGGGCCCCTGCAGATCCAATTCCACTACTGTTTCCAGCTCTACTCAGTGTTACACTAAAAAAGGATGAAGGAAATTATGCAATTTGCTTAACTGATCTTTCTTGGAAAACATTTCCTCTGTGAAGTAGATTCATGAAATCTGGGTTTCTTAAGAGCCTACTAGGATTCCAGTCATTCTTCTGGTTATTGGAGATCCATCAAGTGATAATAGAGAGTGGATACCTGATGGTCAGTATTTAAAAACTTGCAAGAATATTCCAAAAAGCAAACAGGTAGATAGATACTCAAATAAGTCACTTTGGTAGCAATGAAGAATATTAAAATTAGGTTTTATGGCAAAGAATTATGTGTCTGGTTTTAGTACTCTGAAAAGAactgtcaagaaaataaaatttgagtgtATGAGTggcaaaacaaaaggagaaagaggtgGAGATCAAAAGAAAGGACATTTTAGGCAAGCAAGAGCAAATCTAGTCACAGAAAGGCACACGTGCATGTGTCAGAACCAAgtggcaggaggctgagctgctgGTGGGGGACAGCAAGAGGCACAAAACAAGCCAAGTGCttatgtctcacacctgtaatcctagctattcaggaagctgagatctggggatcacagttcaaagccaggctaagcagtaatgtctgtgagattcttatttccaattaaccagcagaaagctggaaataaagctggggcttacacttgctagacaagcaagtgtatgaggtcttgagttcaagaattcaggacacacacacacacacacacacacacacacacacacacacacacacctgaacaaGATGAAGTCTCAGAGGTGATGGGTTCACATCTTATGGGGACCATAAAAGAGTATGGATTTCACTCAAGGTGAGATGAAAACCATGAATGGCTTCTCAACAGATTACATGATCCACATTATACACTAAAAGGATCAGCCTGGAAAAATGATGTAATGTAATCCACATTACATACAAGAAAGGTTCAGCACTAGGTAGGAGAGCAAGACTGAGCTCACTGAGGGAATCAGAGACCACTTTTAGTGGCTTTAGCACACAGTTATCTTGAATTACACTCACATGGCCTTGGGTCTGCCTGAATTGGGACATAAATTCCTAGTGGCCAGCAGGAATGGCAGCAGCCTCTGTGCTGTCTTAGATGTCATGTAGAGAAGATGTTGTGCTTTCTTCACCCTGGTGAAATTCACAGCTGCAAGACTTTGTATCACTTCCTCCAGGCTGGATTGTGAGCCTAGAAAAGAGTAAGTGAGGAGACAAGCAGATTTAGAATGAAgtggccaggtgctagtagctcaggcctataagcctagctactcagctatgaccttccatccaagaaaagggCAGGACCTGATGAATTCATAGATGagttctataaggccttcaaaggagaactcactccaatactcctcaaactctccaATGAAAGTGGAAGTGAAAGTTAGCTACCAAACTCTGGCGATGAAGTCAGCAtaaacctcatcccaaaaccagacagggactcatccaAGAAAGAGAACTTAgtcattcatttctttaatgaacaacaatgcaaaagttctcaataaaactctggccaatcgacttaactgatcaaaaaaaaatgtatacactatgatcaaacagaattcattccagggatgcaatgccagttcaatatatgcaaatcaattaATGCTATTCAACACACCAAAAGGAGCAAGggcaagaaccacatgatcatcttcTTACATGcataaaaagcatttgacaagatccaacactcGCACCTTTACAATAATGATATTAAAAAGTGGGAGGGGCTAAGCACTGGGGTTTTTCTATTGGAGACTGGGGAGACCCAATCAGAAAAGCCTCAGACAGCATATAGCCACCACTAAACAAATCAAACCAGATACACTCCAGAGGGCACTGGGGACAGAATAACTTGTGAGGCCTCTTTCTGGAGGGTCTATTCTCAGTTagccttctttcttcatttttcatttaaataaatgtgcTCTGTTTACTTTGAttataagaaaagaaatcaaagaacaaCGAAATGCAAGGAAACATTGGAATCCGTTGGGATATGCCATTTGATTCATCCCACATTGATGGTCACTAGATTGAGAGTCCCAAGTTTGGTAGTGTGGCAAAAGGAAGGCCATCATAGACAGTGACCAGACAACTGTAAACCAGAGGCAGAATCCACACATATCCATCGCCTTACTTTGAATCTGCAAATGTTGTTTCCAGTTGATGACATCCGATGCACCAAGGAACTCATGACAGCTCCTGGGCTCCTTCGAGTAGATTTGGTAGGTGTTGGTGAAGTTGTCAAGGTCATCTCTCATCTCCTGTTGGTTGGGTGACATTTTATTTGCCAATAATGTATACCAAATAATATTTGTGATTAACCTGTATATATTTTGCACACACAAATAttcactttatatttttaatgtgtataAAAGATACTTTTATTTGAAGTGAATCCATTTTGAGTGTTATTTAGAAGTCTAATAGTAAAGATACACTCCCTAGTATACCTATTAGagttttctctctatttctcaaaCATTCTTCAAATTTGCCTGTGGACAATGGTAGGTGTTGTTTCCTCTACTTGGAATGTGTCCCTGGCTCTTCTCAAACCTACTGAACATTAAAATCTAGTTTGACTGACATGTCTTCTTCAAAAGCTCTCCCATCCTCTATCCCAGACCTTATGAACTTCTAATTTTAGTCATCCCTTAGCCAGTGTCCCCTTCTGTAACTTAAAGAATATTCATCAATGTcaattgctttcttcttttttcatttttttagcagtactgagatttgaactcagagcctcatgcttaccagggaagcactctagcacttgagccatgcacccaGCCAAGAACAATTTcataagacaaaaacaaacacttttgCATACTCTGGCCCATGTTCACATGAAGTTGGAACCCATCTGCTCACTGTGTTTCCCCACAGGACAGGTGCATTTTGGCATCACTGGGATTCATCTCTGTTTCCCTGAAGTCTGGCATAtgtccagcaaacacaaacacagagtcaaaTTTGTTCCACACCACACAACTGACCTGCTCCTCAGGACGAACAACCACAGTATTATAATCAGGCCACTTGTCCACCAGGGCCTTTAACTTGAATGGGTTTCCCTGGTTCATGAGGAAAACGGTCCCATACACCTGCAACATTTCAACAAAGCTGGAGGTCAACATACTACACAGAAATACtaaagggccttgtgcttttcttTAACCAGACAGATGCTTGCTTCTATGAGAATCATGAGTCATGGTGTTACTGATGGGGCATTTAGTTCCATTTTCAGATTGTTTTCTCATCCCAAACACAAATAGATTTTTGGATGAAGTCATGAGAAtactatatatgtagtatatgtctgtgtatatatgacatatatgtatgtatcttgcaaatatatattcatataatatgCATATGTAGAAGACATATAATATGCACATACATTGTCTGCATATAATTtatatcatatatgtgtatatgtatatagagctaaatatcagataaataaaataatcactcTTATAGTGCAGAATTTACTTTTATGCCTTTCTATCTTCTTCTGTATATTGACATATACAATAAAGTTACCTAATAAACACTAATTTAAAAGCTATTTCTGAAAATAAACATGTGAGGGCCTATTTCCACATCAATGAATACAAACCTACATAATAAGGTTTCaggattgcttttattttattttattgaggttGAAGTCCAGTCTTAGTCCTTGTcctttgttaggcaagcactcttccacggAAGTGAATTCCCAACTCCtgcataatatttattatttttaaaaataaaaacccacaacAATTTTCTTACTTCCCATTTCAGATTATGTAAATGTCCTTTGATACTTTAATTCTTCAAGGAACATTTTTGCTTACATTGTTAAAAAAATATGTCTACAATGACAAATTCTAGGACCATTTCTGTGTCAAAACCACCTGATtgctaaaaatttctttttataatatatgtaaattacTTTCTGTAAAAGTTAGCTCCTACCTATCTAATAAGGACAGAAAGCACACTACAGAAATCACACATAGGCAACTTGTGTAACTCTTTTGAGCCGCATCTCCCTAAGAGAACCAGTGAGACAGAGAGCCCCTCCTAGCTGCTCTATGGGGTCTCTTGTTAATGGGGtgaagttctctttctttcttttttatgctgtcggtgatggggcttgaactgggggcatgggctctttccctgagctctcttg contains:
- the LOC125362691 gene encoding glycine N-acyltransferase-like isoform X2, encoding MFPLQGPQMLQMLEKSLRKSLPESLKEMRDDLDNFTNTYQIYSKEPRSCHEFLGASDVINWKQHLQIQSSQSSLEEVIQSLAAVNFTRVKKAQHLLYMTSKTAQRLLPFLLATRNLCPNSGRPKAINQEMFKLSSLDDSHAVLVDQFWGFGGSEKSQRFIKRCIQTFPSTCVVGPEGSPVSWALMDQTGEIRMGGTVPKYRAQGLSSYVFYVLSQALEKLDFPAYNNTGKSNKFVQRMSETLHHLPLPCDWNQWTCEPL
- the LOC125362691 gene encoding glycine N-acyltransferase-like isoform X1, yielding MFPLQGPQMLQMLEKSLRKSLPESLKVYGTVFLMNQGNPFKLKALVDKWPDYNTVVVRPEEQEMRDDLDNFTNTYQIYSKEPRSCHEFLGASDVINWKQHLQIQSSQSSLEEVIQSLAAVNFTRVKKAQHLLYMTSKTAQRLLPFLLATRNLCPNSGRPKAINQEMFKLSSLDDSHAVLVDQFWGFGGSEKSQRFIKRCIQTFPSTCVVGPEGSPVSWALMDQTGEIRMGGTVPKYRAQGLSSYVFYVLSQALEKLDFPAYNNTGKSNKFVQRMSETLHHLPLPCDWNQWTCEPL